A stretch of Flavobacterium sp. N2270 DNA encodes these proteins:
- a CDS encoding acyl-CoA dehydrogenase: MDFKLTEEQLMIQQAARDFAQTELLPGVIERDEHSKFPTEQVKMMADLGFMGMMVDPKYGGAGLDSVSYVLAMEEIAKVDASAAVIMSVNNSLVCAGLEKYGSEEQKVKYLTPLAKGEVIGAFCLSEPEAGSDATSQRTTAIDKGDHYLLNGTKNWITNGGTASTYLVIAQTDAAKGHKGINVLIVEKGMPGFEVGPKEKKMGIRGSDTHTLLFNDVKVPKENRIGADGFGFAFAMSTLNGGRIGIASQALGIAQGAYELALKYAQERVTFGKPIFQHQAIAFKLADMHVKITAARLLIHKAAAEKDAGEDIAHSGAMAKLYASEIALEVANDAVQIHGGNGYVSEYHVERMMRDSKITQIYEGTSEIQRIVISRGLVK; the protein is encoded by the coding sequence ATGGATTTTAAATTAACCGAAGAGCAATTAATGATTCAGCAAGCTGCTAGAGATTTTGCTCAAACAGAATTATTACCTGGAGTAATAGAAAGAGACGAACACTCAAAATTTCCTACTGAACAAGTTAAAATGATGGCTGATTTAGGTTTCATGGGAATGATGGTTGACCCAAAATATGGTGGAGCTGGTTTAGACAGTGTTTCTTATGTTTTAGCAATGGAAGAAATTGCAAAAGTGGATGCATCTGCAGCAGTAATCATGTCGGTTAATAATTCACTAGTGTGTGCTGGATTAGAAAAATACGGCTCGGAAGAACAAAAAGTTAAATATTTAACACCACTTGCTAAAGGAGAAGTTATTGGAGCATTTTGTTTATCAGAGCCAGAAGCAGGTTCTGATGCAACTTCTCAAAGAACAACTGCAATTGATAAAGGCGACCATTATTTATTAAACGGTACAAAAAACTGGATTACAAATGGTGGAACAGCATCTACTTATTTAGTAATTGCTCAAACGGATGCTGCAAAAGGTCACAAAGGAATTAACGTTCTTATTGTAGAAAAAGGAATGCCAGGTTTTGAAGTAGGACCTAAAGAAAAGAAAATGGGAATTCGTGGTTCTGATACACATACTTTATTATTTAATGATGTAAAAGTTCCTAAAGAAAATAGAATTGGTGCAGACGGATTCGGATTTGCATTCGCAATGTCAACACTAAACGGAGGAAGAATAGGAATTGCTTCTCAAGCTTTAGGAATCGCTCAAGGTGCTTACGAATTAGCTTTAAAATATGCTCAAGAGCGTGTAACTTTCGGAAAACCAATTTTCCAACACCAAGCAATCGCTTTCAAATTAGCAGATATGCATGTTAAAATAACTGCTGCTAGATTATTAATTCACAAAGCTGCTGCCGAAAAAGATGCTGGTGAAGATATTGCTCATTCTGGTGCAATGGCAAAATTATACGCTTCTGAAATTGCCTTAGAAGTAGCTAATGATGCAGTACAAATTCACGGCGGAAATGGATATGTAAGCGAATACCACGTAGAAAGAATGATGCGTGATTCTAAAATCACACAAATTTACGAAGGAACTTCAGAAATTCAACGTATTGTAATTTCAAGAGGATTAGTAAAATAA